From Mumia sp. ZJ1417:
CGTCACCCCGCGCACCATCCGCAACGACGTCGACCGGCTGCGTGACCTCGGCTACCCGATCGACGGCGCACGCGGCCCTGCGGGCGGCTACCGGCTCGGGCCCGGCGCGAAGCTCCCGCCGCTGCTCCTCGACGACGCCGAGGCGGTGGCTGTCGCGATCGGGCTGCGCGCGGCCCACGGCATCACGGACATCGAGGAGAGCTCTGCGAGTGCGCTCGCCAAGCTCGAGCAGGTGCTCCCGCACCGCCTGCGCCGCCGGGTCGAGGCGATCACCGACACCGTGAGCGCAGGGCCGGTCAACACCGACAGCAACGTGGAGGACCCCAAGATCGCCCCGGAGACCCTCTCCCGCATCGCCGATGCGATCCGTGACGAGGAGCGGCTGCGGCTCACGTACGAGGGCGAGCGTCTCGACGTCGAGCCGTACCGGGTGATCACGTGGCAGCGGCGCTGGTACCTCGTCGCCCGTGAGGTGCGCACCGCGAGGTGGCGTGCCCTTCGGGTGGACTGGGCGGAGATCAGCGCGATGCCCCAGCCGCGCTTCGCGCCACGCCCGATGGCCGTCGACGACTACACGACGTTCGTGGTGCGCGAGATCGCGTCGGGCGGCTGGTCGGTGCACGCACGCATCACGGTGCTCGCACCCGCTGAGGAGGTGCGCTCCCGCATCAACGACGCGGTCGGGGTCGTCGAGGAGGTCGACGAGCACACCAGCGTGCTCGTCACCGGCGCCGACAGCATCGAGATCCTCGCCGTGTACGTCGGGATGCTCGGGCTGGACTTCCGGGTCGACTCACCGCCCGAGCTGATCGACCACGTTCGGCTGCTCGGACGCCGGTACGCCGCGGCCGGCGGCTGACCGCTGCATGCGCGCCGCGAGCCACACCGTCGCCACCACGTGCAGCGCGATCGCGACCACGTAGACCACGTCGGCGGTGTCCCCGGCGGGCTTCGTGACGTCGCCGAGGTGCCACCACGTCGCCACCACGAGGAACACCTCCGCTGCCTGCCACCACAGGAGGTCGCGCCACACCGGGTGCGCGAGCACCGCGAGGGGCAGCAGCCACAGGGCGTAGCCAGGTGCGTATGTCGTCCCCACGAGAAGCAGCGCCGCGAGCAGGACGAACGCGTAGCGCGCGGTCTGCGACACGTCACCCGAGCGTGCCGCATAGAGGAAGGTCACGGACACCGCGAACGCCCACAGCCCGATCACGATCGGGACGACGACCGTCGACGACACATCCACCCCGAGCTCGGCCAGCACCGCCCACAGCGACCCGACGCCGCCCTCATGGTCGAGCCACCGGCGTACGGGCTCGGTGACGGCGTCGCCCGCCGTCACCGCGAACGCCACCACACCACCGACGGCCACCGTGAGCGTCGCCGAGCCGAGCAGGCGTCCCGCGGCGGCACCGTGCCGGAGCAGCGCGGTGGCGCCGAGGACGAGCAGGACCACGACCGGCCACCACGCGGCGAGCACCGCGACGCCGAGCACCAGACCAGCCAGGCGCGCACGTGCCGCGGTCCAGGCCGCCAGCCCCCAGGCCACGAGGGCGACCCCGACGAGATCCCAGCCGACGCCGATGAGGAGCGCGATCAGCGGGGACGCGGCCAACGGCATCAGCGACGCGACCGGACGCGACCACGAGGGCCACGGCCGCGTGGCGTTCGTCGAGAGCGCGGAGCGGGCGAGCGCCACGAGTGCGAGTAGGAGGAGCAGGAGGCTCCCGACCGCGACCAGCCCGGTGTACGCGACGGCCTCGCGGCGCACCGAGCGGTCGCGCTCGACCTCCGTCGCGTCCCGTGCAGCGCGGGCGTCGACATCGGATCGCGCGAGGGTGTGCACCACCGCGGCCGTCGCGTGCTGCAGCGCCCCGACCGGCAGCGTGACCGCGTTGACGGGCCACCTGCCACCGGCCTCCGACCAGGGGGCGACCCGTTCGGCGAGCCCCGTGGTCGCGTACTCCTGCGGCAGCTCGCTCGCGCACAGCCGTGCGTACGAGGCTCCGCCCGCGACCGGCTTCTCACTGAACCACCGGCTCCCGGAGTCGACGGCGCACGGGCCCTTGGTGACGAGCCCGAGCGTCCCGACGAGCATCGCCGTCGCGAGCAGGATGCGGACCGGCGTCCACCACCGGCTGGGACGGGCCCGGCCCCCCGCCGGTCCCGCCATCGTCAGCCGCCCCAGCCGTTACCTGGGCCGTCGGTCTCCTCGGGCGGCTCCGGCTCGGTGGGCAGCGTGGGCTGCGTCGGACGCGTCGGACGCGTCGGATCCGGCTCTGTCGGCTCCGTCGGCAGCGTCGGCTGGGTGGGTGCCGGTCGGGTCGGACGCGTCGGGCGGCTCGGACGGTCCGGACGGTCCGGCTTCGGCTTCTTCGTCTCCTCGGTCGCTGTCGGCGTCGGGACGAACGTCTTGCCCTTGGTCGACTTGATGTTGGCCGGCGGCGGGAACTCGCCGCAGTCGCCGCCGTCGAGAACCTTGTCCATGAAGGTCTTGAAGGTCTTGGCGGGGTACTGGCCACCGTAGAACGTCGGCATGTAGCCGTTGAGGGCCTCGTTGCCGTTCTTGCCGCGGACGTACATGACGGCCGTCGACAGCTTGGGCGTGTAGCCGACGAACCACGAGCTCGAGACGTGCGCGCTGCCGACCTCCTTGCCGTCCTCGACCTTCTGGAACGTCGCGGTGCCGGTCTTGCCGGCGGTCGGGCACATCGTGCTCCCGTTGGTGCCGCTGCCCGAGCGCACGACGTCCTGGAGCGCCTTGGTCACGTCGGAGGCGACCGCCTTGGAGAACGCCTCCTTGGAACGGACGGTGTGCTTGTGGAGGTCCTTGCCCTCACGGTCACGGACCCGCTCGATGACGTACCAGTCGTTCTGCTTGCCCTCGTTGGCGAAGGTCGCGTACGCGGCAGCCATGTCGACGTTGGGGACGGGCGCATAACCGAGGGAGACGACGGCGACGCTCGGGTCGTAGCGCTTGACCGCAGCCGCGGAGACGCCGGCTCGACGGGCGGCCTCGAGGGTCTTGTCGCCGCCGTCGTCCATCACGTCGTACGTGAGGTCGACGAACGCGGTGTTGACCGACTCCTGCGTCGCGTACTCCAGGGAGACCGGCCCGAACGAGCGGCCACCGGAGTCGCCCTGGTTCTCGATCTCGGCGTCACCCTTGAGGCGCAGCGGCGACGAGCCGTTCAGCTGGGTCTTGAGGCCGTAGCCGTCGCTCAGCGCCGCGGCGACCGCGAACGGCTTGAAGGACGACCCGGGCTGCGAGCCGAGCATCGCCCAGTTGAGCTGGCTCTTGAGGTAGTTCGGTCCGCCGTACATCGCCCGCAGCGCCCCCGTCTGGGGGTCGACGGAGGACAGCGCGACGTTGAGCTCCTTGAGGCCTTCGGGCTTCATCTCCTTGACGGACTCGACCGCGGCCTTCTGGGCGTCGTAGTCGAACGTCGTGACGACCTTGAGCCCGCCGCCGTTGATCTGGGTGTCGTCGAAGCCCTCCTTGCGCAGCTGCTGCTCGGTGAGCCGCAGAAGGAAGCCCCTGGTGCCGCCGAAGCGGTTGGACTGGCGCTGCTTCTGGACCTTGGGGAGCTTCGCGGAGTACTTCGCGTACTCCTCCTCAGTGATGTTGCCGGCCTTGCGCATCCCGTCGATGACATAGCTGTAGCGACCCATCAGACGGTCGTGGTCGTCCTCGTCGTACGGGTCGAACGCGCTCGGGTTGTTGATCACCGACGACAGCAGCGCAGCCTGCGGCGCGGTCAGCTTGGCGGCCTTCTGGCCGAAGTAGGTCTGTGACGCGGCCTCGACCCCGTACGCACCGTTGCCGAAGTAGATCGTGTTGAGGTAGCCCTCGAGGATCTCCTCCTTCGACATCTGGTTGTGGACCTTGATCGAGAGGATCGCCTCTTTGGCCTTGCGGCTCCAGGTGCGGTCCTGGGTGAGGTAGAGAACCTTCACGTACTGCTGCGTGATGGTCGATCCGCCGGACGTCGAGTTGGTGGTCGCGTTGTCGCGCAGGGCGCGGGCGATTCCCTTGAAGTCGAG
This genomic window contains:
- a CDS encoding YafY family protein, with translation MLETSARLLALLGLLQSRPAWAGADLAERLDVTPRTIRNDVDRLRDLGYPIDGARGPAGGYRLGPGAKLPPLLLDDAEAVAVAIGLRAAHGITDIEESSASALAKLEQVLPHRLRRRVEAITDTVSAGPVNTDSNVEDPKIAPETLSRIADAIRDEERLRLTYEGERLDVEPYRVITWQRRWYLVAREVRTARWRALRVDWAEISAMPQPRFAPRPMAVDDYTTFVVREIASGGWSVHARITVLAPAEEVRSRINDAVGVVEEVDEHTSVLVTGADSIEILAVYVGMLGLDFRVDSPPELIDHVRLLGRRYAAAGG
- a CDS encoding transglycosylase domain-containing protein translates to MANQSHGGPVNPRSRKAQPASRAGSRSRTAPKPGKGGRSAEEGKPRKPLWRRIVKWGLITGVVMFVLGIAGLFFAYRAVSIPDANAEFLTQTTKVYYSDGKHKIGDFQTQNRTSITFDEMPQTIKDSVVAAEDRSFYTNQGLDFKGIARALRDNATTNSTSGGSTITQQYVKVLYLTQDRTWSRKAKEAILSIKVHNQMSKEEILEGYLNTIYFGNGAYGVEAASQTYFGQKAAKLTAPQAALLSSVINNPSAFDPYDEDDHDRLMGRYSYVIDGMRKAGNITEEEYAKYSAKLPKVQKQRQSNRFGGTRGFLLRLTEQQLRKEGFDDTQINGGGLKVVTTFDYDAQKAAVESVKEMKPEGLKELNVALSSVDPQTGALRAMYGGPNYLKSQLNWAMLGSQPGSSFKPFAVAAALSDGYGLKTQLNGSSPLRLKGDAEIENQGDSGGRSFGPVSLEYATQESVNTAFVDLTYDVMDDGGDKTLEAARRAGVSAAAVKRYDPSVAVVSLGYAPVPNVDMAAAYATFANEGKQNDWYVIERVRDREGKDLHKHTVRSKEAFSKAVASDVTKALQDVVRSGSGTNGSTMCPTAGKTGTATFQKVEDGKEVGSAHVSSSWFVGYTPKLSTAVMYVRGKNGNEALNGYMPTFYGGQYPAKTFKTFMDKVLDGGDCGEFPPPANIKSTKGKTFVPTPTATEETKKPKPDRPDRPSRPTRPTRPAPTQPTLPTEPTEPDPTRPTRPTQPTLPTEPEPPEETDGPGNGWGG